One Rosa chinensis cultivar Old Blush chromosome 5, RchiOBHm-V2, whole genome shotgun sequence genomic region harbors:
- the LOC112167004 gene encoding shikimate O-hydroxycinnamoyltransferase produces MAVNVSMRETTVVRPAAETPGLSLWISNLDMVKTNTHTPLVYFYKPKNIAGAGEDNNFFDMHVLKDALSKALVPFYPFAGRLRQKKDEGENGRIEIDCNAEGALFAVADSSSCISDFGDFAPTPEFGRGLIPIVDYSAGISSFPLLLVQITYLKCGGVALGLRVDPRVSDGLSTFHFINTWSDMACGLEVAIRPSMDRTILLARDPPRPLPDHIHHIAYPPRNKHERTSATTVTKFRFTREQLNVLKAMSTMTIADGDDMNTLPVKFTSFEVFAGHVWRCACKARELANDQETILYLFVNGRSRLQPPLPPGYFGNVVFRATATALAGDLISKPIWYAARCIHNALVRMDDDYLRSAIDYLELQQRHQELSSLAHGTHYRCPNLEINSWCKLPIYDADFGWGRPISVGRSEIPSVGKGYMVPSATDDGSLSLSISLQSQHMISFSKNVLLNHPRM; encoded by the coding sequence ATGGCAGTCAACGTTAGCATGCGAGAGACAACAGTGGTGAGGCCAGCAGCGGAGACTCCTGGGCTGTCACTTTGGATCTCAAACTTAGACATGGTGAAGACCAACACTCACACTCCTCTTGTTTATTTCTACAAGCCAAAAAACATAGCTGGTGCAGGCGAGGACAACAATTTCTTTGACATGCACGTGCTGAAGGACGCGCTCAGCAAGGCCCTTGTGCCCTTTTACCCGTTCGCCGGTCGCCTACGGCAGAAAAAGGACGAAGGAGAGAATGGCCGTATCGAAATCGATTGCAATGCAGAGGGAGCCTTGTTTGCTGTGGCCGATAGCAGCTCTTGCATTAGTGATTTTGGTGATTTTGCACCCACTCCCGAATTCGGGAGAGGGCTCATCCCCATAGTTGATTATTCAGCTGGGATATCTTCTTTTCCCTTGTTGCTGGTTCAGATCACATACTTGAAATGTGGTGGAGTGGCACTTGGTCTTCGCGTGGACCCTCGTGTATCGGATGGATTATCTACTTTCCACTTCATAAATACATGGTCTGATATGGCTTGTGGTCTCGAGGTTGCAATTCGGCCAAGCATGGACCGGACGATACTTCTTGCCCGAGACCCACCTCGGCCTTTACCCGACCACATTCACCACATTGCATACCCTCCTCGAAATAAGCATGAGCGCACTTCAGCAACAACGGTTACAAAATTTAGATTTACAAGGGAGCAGCTCAATGTCTTGAAAGCTATGTCAACCATGACTATAGCGGATGGGGATGATATGAACACTTTACCTGTCAAGTTTACCTCATTTGAGGTGTTTGCAGGTCATGTATGGAGATGTGCCTGCAAGGCACGTGAACTAGCTAATGATCAAGAAACTATATTATACCTTTTTGTAAATGGAAGGTCCAGATTACAACCCCCTCTGCCACCTGGTTACTTCGGCAATGTGGTTTTCAGAGCCACAGCAACAGCCTTAGCAGGGGATCTCATATCGAAACCAATATGGTATGCTGCACGCTGTATTCACAATGCTTTGGTGCGTATGGACGATGATTATCTTCGATCAGCAATCGACTACCTGGAACTTCAGCAGCGTCATCAGGAACTGTCAAGCCTTGCTCATGGGACTCATTATAGGTGTCCTAATCTTGAGATAAATAGCTGGTGTAAATTGCCCATCTATGATGCTGATTTTGGGTGGGGTAGACCAATTTCCGTTGGGCGTTCTGAAATTCCAAGTGTAGGGAAGGGCTACATGGTACCTAGTGCAACTGATGATGGGAGTTTGTCACTATCCATTAGTCTGCAATCTCAGCATATGATATCATTTTCCAAGAACGTCTTACTTAACCACCCtcggatgtaa